A single window of Pectobacterium parmentieri DNA harbors:
- a CDS encoding virulence factor SrfB translates to MLAELTDFKKQVKLIRDSGIQFLDFAFTLPARKEYGEFLRQQGDGPVLRLVYNEREDKYHIPAHDNEMPRSVESEYSLAIEDSLRLYQGVWVPLPYFRFNPPRAFSQGPANWARVQFHELTEPDDKGNTWRATLIFDTKIFPDRENTQYLAPSEDDVRSGAGFALAKHVHEMGDFLSQHWVEEWLKDVYTTQARERLRQHYEDNEEKLVLKEHQAHYLNLLSVLGDTIHVPEVQVNDVKIRDTAIPVDLVLDIGNSRSCGILIEEHRDDNKGLSQLYQLQLRDLSQPQYVYNEPFDSRLEFAQAEFGKQDFSLKSGRSDAFTWPTIGRVGGEAFRMAAQRLGTEGSTGISSPKRYLWDDQSYSPGWRFSQAFVKSDREPLATAAPLLYMLNDQGKLLIRLPEDERMPVFSPIYSRSSLMTMMLSEVLSQALMQINSPAQRLKMNHASTPRRLRNVIMTVPPAMPKPERAIFEQSMHDAIRLVWKSLGWEAMEYEGSDTQQLKHPHPGVHVKWDEATCGQLVYLYNETQNYFGGRTDEFFSATRRPDNQMSGTEKRSLKVASIDIGGGTTDLVISRYTLDEGQGINVRIIPKQLFREGFKVAGDDILLDVIRLYLQPAVKAAMMNVGHSDVASESIMSQLFGSESIEAGKQVLRQQLTLQIFAPLALAILHRYEEYQPDEGRELLSYTFRELLEINVPTQKVQDYVNDAVRPGQDSGCVPFSILDVPLEVDLSQLHNEFINPRSGRMNICHSLRALCEVLWHYNCDILLLTGRPSRLPGIQALIRQLQPVPPSRVLPLHGYETGGWYPFNKKGCIDDPKSTAVVGAMLCLLAENSRLNNFYFRTANFVPYSTIRYLGMLDGNNIIKDSNVFYRDIDLDAENFQLDQAQGFESRGEVRIGFRQLDNERWPASALYTLKITNPNLASELAGDAVMRLQLLAEQGRPRNGEEAVSPERFRIESLEMENARRNYGRKDVAFQLNTMVGNGMGETHYWLDSGSVKS, encoded by the coding sequence ATGCTGGCTGAACTCACTGATTTTAAAAAACAGGTCAAACTCATTCGTGACAGCGGGATCCAATTTCTTGATTTTGCTTTTACGTTACCTGCACGTAAAGAGTACGGTGAATTTCTACGCCAGCAAGGTGATGGCCCTGTTCTACGACTGGTCTATAACGAGCGCGAAGATAAGTACCACATTCCAGCGCACGATAACGAAATGCCACGCTCCGTCGAGTCAGAATATTCTCTGGCAATTGAAGACTCATTACGGCTGTATCAGGGAGTCTGGGTTCCTCTCCCCTATTTCCGCTTCAACCCGCCACGCGCCTTTTCACAAGGGCCAGCCAACTGGGCTCGCGTTCAATTTCATGAACTAACTGAACCGGACGATAAGGGTAACACCTGGCGCGCCACTCTGATTTTTGATACTAAAATTTTTCCCGATCGTGAAAACACCCAGTATCTGGCTCCCAGTGAGGATGACGTTCGTTCTGGTGCAGGCTTTGCGCTAGCCAAACACGTACACGAAATGGGCGATTTTCTTTCCCAACACTGGGTAGAGGAATGGCTGAAGGATGTCTACACCACTCAAGCGCGCGAGCGATTACGCCAGCACTATGAAGATAATGAAGAAAAGCTGGTGCTTAAAGAACATCAGGCGCATTACCTGAATCTTCTCAGTGTGCTGGGCGACACCATTCACGTCCCGGAAGTACAGGTTAACGACGTCAAAATTCGCGATACAGCAATCCCTGTCGATCTGGTGCTAGATATTGGCAATTCGCGAAGCTGCGGTATTCTTATTGAAGAACATCGTGATGATAATAAAGGATTATCACAACTCTACCAGCTACAGCTACGCGACCTGAGCCAACCCCAATATGTCTATAATGAACCATTTGACAGCCGGCTGGAATTTGCTCAGGCAGAGTTTGGTAAGCAGGATTTTTCGCTAAAGAGCGGCCGTAGCGACGCCTTTACGTGGCCAACAATCGGCCGAGTTGGCGGTGAAGCCTTCCGCATGGCAGCCCAACGCCTTGGTACTGAAGGCTCAACGGGCATTTCCAGTCCGAAACGATACCTCTGGGACGATCAATCCTATTCACCCGGCTGGCGATTCAGTCAGGCCTTCGTGAAATCGGATCGTGAGCCGCTGGCGACGGCGGCCCCCTTGCTCTACATGCTTAACGATCAGGGCAAATTATTGATACGCCTGCCCGAAGATGAGCGGATGCCCGTCTTTTCACCGATTTACAGCCGCAGCTCACTAATGACCATGATGTTGTCAGAAGTGTTGAGTCAGGCGCTAATGCAAATAAACAGCCCGGCACAACGGTTGAAGATGAACCATGCCAGCACGCCACGCCGCTTGCGTAATGTCATTATGACTGTGCCACCCGCCATGCCGAAGCCCGAACGCGCCATTTTCGAACAAAGCATGCACGATGCAATTCGTCTGGTGTGGAAATCTCTCGGCTGGGAAGCGATGGAATATGAAGGTAGCGATACGCAGCAGTTGAAGCATCCCCACCCAGGTGTACATGTCAAATGGGATGAAGCGACCTGTGGTCAACTTGTCTACCTGTATAACGAGACGCAAAATTATTTTGGCGGACGCACCGACGAATTCTTTTCCGCCACCCGCCGTCCAGATAATCAGATGTCAGGAACGGAAAAACGCAGCCTGAAAGTAGCCTCAATCGATATTGGTGGAGGCACGACAGATCTGGTTATTTCCCGCTACACCCTGGATGAAGGTCAGGGCATTAATGTACGCATCATCCCGAAACAGTTATTCCGCGAAGGATTCAAAGTGGCGGGAGACGATATTCTGCTTGATGTCATCCGCCTTTATCTACAGCCAGCGGTAAAAGCCGCGATGATGAACGTGGGACACAGCGATGTTGCGTCCGAGTCGATAATGTCACAACTGTTTGGCAGCGAATCGATTGAGGCTGGCAAACAAGTATTGCGTCAGCAATTGACGCTGCAAATCTTCGCGCCGCTGGCTCTAGCGATTTTGCACCGCTACGAAGAGTACCAGCCCGATGAGGGACGTGAGCTTCTTAGTTACACGTTTCGTGAGCTATTGGAGATCAATGTACCAACGCAAAAAGTACAGGACTATGTGAACGACGCCGTTCGTCCTGGGCAGGACAGCGGCTGTGTTCCGTTCTCGATCCTTGATGTTCCGTTAGAGGTCGATTTATCCCAATTACATAATGAATTTATCAATCCGCGTAGCGGCCGGATGAATATTTGCCACAGTCTGCGTGCGCTGTGCGAAGTCCTGTGGCATTACAACTGCGATATTTTGTTGCTGACGGGTCGTCCATCACGTTTGCCCGGCATTCAAGCGCTGATCCGCCAGTTACAGCCAGTCCCACCGTCACGCGTGCTGCCGTTACATGGGTATGAAACTGGCGGCTGGTATCCGTTTAACAAAAAGGGATGTATTGACGATCCCAAGTCTACCGCTGTCGTCGGGGCCATGCTCTGCCTGCTGGCAGAAAACTCCAGGCTGAATAACTTTTACTTCCGCACGGCAAACTTTGTGCCCTATTCCACCATTCGCTATCTGGGCATGCTGGACGGCAACAATATCATCAAAGACAGTAACGTATTTTATCGGGATATCGATCTGGATGCCGAGAACTTCCAGCTTGATCAGGCGCAAGGGTTTGAGTCCCGAGGCGAAGTCCGCATTGGTTTCCGACAGCTTGACAATGAGCGCTGGCCCGCATCGGCACTGTACACCTTGAAAATAACCAACCCCAACCTTGCCAGCGAACTTGCAGGCGATGCCGTTATGCGTTTGCAACTGCTAGCCGAGCAGGGACGCCCCCGCAATGGTGAAGAAGCCGTCAGCCCAGAGCGATTCCGCATTGAATCGTTGGAAATGGAGAATGCACGCCGTAACTACGGTCGCAAAGATGTTGCATTCCAATTGAACACTATGGTCGGTAATGGCATGGGAGAAACCCATTACTGGCTGGACAGCGGGAGCGTTAAAAGCTAA
- a CDS encoding putative virulence factor, which produces MSTINSEQIIQGWQNIEAGAGQAIDWIATVREDAPHLDREADHLTINLRRSRNKARRLAQAAAKPMTVGFFGLSQAGKSYLISALAAGENGNLETQLAGKQLDFLKHINPPGGGKEATGLVTRFSRRGASLREHQQVSLLLFSEVEMGKILANAFIHDFNQEKFNWQYDEKRTHNLLMALAKRRNASRVPGVTEDDVVSLWDYLSRHAGKSQSRLALHYWPQAIALAPWLTPKDRGVLFSVLWGDVPELTEAYTQFAQTLQRLGGAPEVRAPLHTLVQEKDGLLVQHDSIMNVDMLERLNKEPDVRIDVTPVQDGQAGAPVEISLAELAALTVELHIPLLTPPREPLFESVDLLDFPGYRGRLGVESMDDIRREVKSEDSNPLAQLILRGKVAYLFERYTENQEMNVLVVCTASTKQSDVKEVGDVLNEWINYTQGADTEARGRRLPGLIWALTMFDLRISQGLSHDEAILRQSWGLGGMIKMAMTERFGKFKWMQEWQQGQAFNNTFLVRKPGQITPFIRIENEKEDAIREESKAQLALMRKTFLEDSAVTRYIATPDAAWDAMLSLNDGGMRRMADYLSQVARPEVKLERIAEQLQDMRGELVEGGLGKWYQPEGEEEVAKKNLIAQEILAALKKRNGMHGELLARLVPTRRSLQELYLQQISVEPEEATEEEADFFDIGVDDAFGLDAPVAATHSHETAFARQALQLWINHLRDLPETQAMQNYINLPRPVIALLVDELITGLLRLKLEDALVSVMTNTEQAGVRRERMVERQVSRVLHVMSNFVTWLGYLTVPETKRPVRPNMQDQAIFTRPVQCDSVQWMDDERLTRLTPQQLNYSAIFIIDWLIGLEALIAENAGHSAGREISVAQNEKLGAIIHRIKTAQE; this is translated from the coding sequence ATGAGCACCATCAATTCTGAGCAGATTATTCAGGGCTGGCAAAATATTGAGGCTGGCGCAGGACAGGCAATTGACTGGATCGCGACCGTTCGTGAGGACGCCCCGCATCTGGATAGAGAAGCCGATCACCTCACCATTAATCTACGTCGCAGCCGTAACAAAGCCCGCAGATTAGCGCAGGCAGCGGCGAAACCGATGACGGTAGGCTTCTTTGGTTTATCACAGGCTGGTAAATCGTATTTGATCTCCGCTCTCGCGGCAGGAGAAAACGGTAATTTGGAGACACAACTTGCCGGTAAACAGCTTGATTTTCTGAAGCACATCAACCCTCCCGGTGGAGGGAAAGAAGCCACTGGGTTAGTCACTCGTTTCAGCCGACGCGGCGCGAGCCTCCGTGAGCATCAACAGGTTTCGCTGCTACTCTTCAGTGAAGTGGAAATGGGGAAAATCCTCGCTAATGCCTTTATTCATGATTTTAATCAGGAAAAATTTAACTGGCAGTACGATGAGAAGCGAACCCATAACCTGCTAATGGCGCTGGCGAAGCGCCGCAACGCTTCTCGAGTTCCGGGCGTCACAGAAGATGACGTGGTATCACTATGGGACTATCTCAGCCGTCATGCAGGAAAGAGCCAGAGCCGTTTGGCATTGCACTATTGGCCTCAGGCGATTGCGCTGGCGCCTTGGCTAACGCCGAAGGATCGTGGGGTGCTTTTTTCTGTTTTATGGGGTGACGTGCCGGAACTCACAGAAGCCTACACCCAGTTTGCGCAGACGTTGCAGCGCTTGGGTGGCGCACCGGAAGTCAGAGCTCCGTTACACACGCTGGTACAGGAAAAGGACGGCTTATTGGTTCAGCACGACAGCATTATGAACGTTGACATGCTGGAGCGTCTGAATAAAGAACCCGATGTACGCATTGACGTCACACCGGTACAGGATGGTCAGGCGGGTGCGCCCGTTGAGATTTCTCTGGCCGAATTGGCCGCTCTGACCGTTGAGTTGCACATTCCACTGCTAACGCCCCCCCGTGAGCCTCTCTTTGAATCGGTAGATCTGCTCGACTTCCCTGGTTATCGAGGTCGTCTGGGGGTTGAATCGATGGATGACATACGTCGGGAAGTGAAAAGTGAAGATAGCAACCCGTTAGCGCAGTTAATCCTTCGTGGAAAAGTCGCCTATCTCTTTGAACGATATACCGAAAACCAGGAAATGAACGTACTGGTTGTCTGCACGGCATCAACTAAGCAATCTGATGTAAAAGAGGTTGGTGATGTACTGAATGAGTGGATCAACTACACCCAAGGCGCAGACACAGAGGCACGCGGACGGCGACTGCCCGGCTTAATCTGGGCGCTTACCATGTTTGATTTGCGCATCAGCCAAGGATTATCCCATGACGAAGCCATTCTTCGTCAGTCCTGGGGCCTTGGCGGAATGATCAAAATGGCGATGACAGAACGTTTTGGTAAATTTAAATGGATGCAGGAGTGGCAGCAGGGACAAGCATTCAACAATACCTTTCTGGTACGTAAACCGGGCCAGATAACCCCTTTTATCCGTATAGAGAACGAGAAAGAAGACGCCATCCGCGAAGAAAGCAAAGCGCAGTTGGCGCTGATGCGAAAAACTTTCCTGGAAGATAGTGCCGTTACCCGTTATATCGCTACCCCGGACGCCGCCTGGGACGCCATGCTCAGCTTGAATGACGGTGGTATGCGCCGAATGGCCGATTACCTGAGCCAGGTCGCCCGCCCGGAAGTAAAGCTAGAGCGTATTGCAGAACAGTTACAGGATATGCGCGGTGAACTGGTAGAAGGTGGATTAGGAAAATGGTATCAGCCCGAAGGTGAAGAAGAAGTTGCGAAAAAAAATCTCATCGCTCAAGAGATCCTCGCCGCACTGAAAAAACGCAATGGCATGCATGGCGAACTGTTAGCGCGACTTGTGCCCACCCGGCGTTCCCTACAGGAACTCTATCTACAGCAAATCTCGGTGGAACCAGAGGAAGCGACTGAAGAAGAGGCCGATTTTTTTGATATCGGCGTTGACGATGCCTTTGGTCTCGATGCCCCAGTCGCCGCGACACATAGCCATGAAACCGCCTTTGCCCGTCAGGCATTGCAGCTTTGGATTAACCATCTGCGTGACCTGCCAGAAACACAGGCAATGCAGAACTATATCAATCTGCCAAGACCGGTCATCGCGCTGCTGGTGGATGAACTGATCACCGGTTTGTTACGGTTGAAGCTAGAAGATGCGCTGGTTAGCGTAATGACCAACACCGAGCAAGCGGGTGTCCGCCGCGAGCGAATGGTCGAACGTCAGGTATCACGCGTACTGCACGTAATGAGCAATTTTGTCACCTGGCTTGGTTATTTGACTGTCCCTGAGACAAAACGCCCCGTTCGCCCCAACATGCAGGATCAAGCCATTTTCACCCGCCCAGTGCAGTGCGACAGCGTACAGTGGATGGATGACGAGCGTCTCACTCGCCTGACCCCGCAACAGCTTAACTACAGCGCCATTTTTATTATCGATTGGCTGATCGGCCTGGAAGCCTTGATCGCTGAGAATGCCGGTCATTCCGCCGGACGGGAAATCAGCGTGGCGCAAAATGAAAAGCTCGGCGCAATCATTCACCGTATTAAAACTGCACAGGAGTAA
- a CDS encoding vWA domain-containing protein, protein MNYAHWFSGLFCAAAFSFPALSADQKPLLQEGKHTLYQRVLTYPGCELASNMGDSGKEQPAFSRFYVYQRSQHGQDEWLQVGPDSLGRVAGWMKSSCTVDWKMQLTLAFTNPAGRHPMLFFRDKSDVESILNSKKPSAMLAPLLTRLKNKQPVPQVLAREPDYMVDQLKNFYLLPVLGSDDIFTDTGFQVRVLNVASVSEKINATAGAGGSTSDEQTGQNEKNMMKGFSASVVFVIDSTISMGPYIERTKEAIDKIYQRIEKEQLQDKVKFGLVAYRSSVKVVPGLEYDSKMYVDPNTVKSGKDFLAKVHDLKQATVSSSKMDEDAYGGVMMALDKVDWTQFGARYVVLITDAGALEGSDSLSSTSLDAAQVRQEAAYRGVALYAMHLKAPNGKKNHASAEAQYQDLTLNPFLHKPLYYPIDSGDVNNFGKMVDGLANAITGQIKAAWSGENTVGSALGASPEYAGKQTNPLLSDAEKLSNAMRLAYLGEKQGTQAPPVFKSWISDRDLVKQNIPATEVRVLLTKSELSDLSDVMKKIINAANEGMISPDDMFASLRSLAATMGNDPNQAKSKSATRLGEMGLLGEYIDSLPYLSEVLSLDEETWKSWDGLEQERFIRRLNTKLSYYQRYNQDVDRWIALAPDSDPRDNVYPVPLENLP, encoded by the coding sequence ATGAATTACGCTCACTGGTTCAGTGGCCTATTTTGCGCCGCCGCCTTTAGCTTCCCGGCACTCTCAGCCGATCAAAAACCGCTCCTTCAGGAAGGAAAACACACGCTGTACCAGCGCGTGCTGACTTATCCGGGCTGTGAGTTGGCAAGTAACATGGGTGACTCAGGTAAAGAACAGCCTGCGTTTAGCCGTTTCTACGTGTATCAACGCAGCCAGCACGGGCAAGATGAATGGCTACAAGTAGGGCCAGATAGCCTGGGCCGTGTTGCCGGTTGGATGAAATCGTCTTGTACCGTGGACTGGAAAATGCAACTGACGCTGGCGTTTACCAATCCGGCAGGCCGCCACCCGATGCTGTTCTTCCGTGATAAGAGTGACGTTGAATCCATTCTCAATAGTAAGAAACCCTCTGCAATGCTGGCTCCACTTCTGACTCGTTTGAAGAATAAACAGCCCGTACCGCAAGTACTGGCGAGAGAGCCAGATTACATGGTTGATCAGCTTAAAAATTTCTATCTTCTGCCGGTACTTGGATCAGACGATATTTTCACCGACACCGGCTTTCAGGTTCGCGTTCTGAATGTTGCATCGGTTAGTGAAAAAATCAATGCCACAGCAGGAGCAGGAGGTTCGACTTCGGACGAACAAACCGGGCAGAACGAAAAAAATATGATGAAAGGCTTCTCCGCATCAGTGGTGTTCGTGATCGATTCCACCATTTCCATGGGGCCTTACATTGAACGAACCAAAGAAGCTATCGATAAGATTTATCAGCGCATTGAGAAAGAGCAGCTACAGGATAAGGTGAAGTTTGGTTTGGTCGCGTACCGTTCCAGCGTCAAAGTTGTGCCAGGTCTGGAATACGACAGCAAGATGTATGTTGATCCTAACACGGTGAAAAGCGGTAAAGATTTTCTCGCCAAAGTGCACGATCTTAAACAAGCCACGGTATCAAGCAGCAAAATGGACGAGGATGCCTACGGTGGCGTAATGATGGCGCTGGATAAAGTCGACTGGACCCAGTTTGGTGCCCGTTATGTCGTACTCATTACCGATGCCGGAGCACTGGAGGGATCTGACAGCCTATCCTCAACGTCGCTAGATGCAGCCCAGGTGCGCCAGGAAGCGGCTTACCGTGGCGTGGCACTTTACGCCATGCACCTCAAGGCCCCAAATGGAAAGAAAAACCACGCCTCGGCGGAAGCTCAGTATCAGGATCTGACGCTGAACCCCTTTCTGCATAAACCCCTGTACTACCCGATCGATTCTGGAGACGTGAACAACTTTGGCAAAATGGTCGATGGGCTGGCTAACGCCATTACCGGGCAGATAAAAGCAGCCTGGAGTGGCGAGAATACAGTGGGCAGTGCGCTCGGTGCCAGCCCAGAATATGCCGGTAAACAAACTAACCCATTATTAAGCGATGCCGAGAAATTGAGTAACGCGATGCGCCTTGCCTATCTTGGCGAAAAGCAGGGTACACAGGCGCCGCCAGTGTTTAAGTCATGGATTAGCGACCGCGATCTGGTGAAGCAAAATATTCCAGCAACAGAAGTCCGGGTGCTGCTCACCAAGAGCGAACTGAGCGATTTAAGCGATGTGATGAAAAAAATCATCAACGCGGCTAATGAAGGGATGATTTCACCGGATGACATGTTTGCCAGTCTGCGTTCACTCGCTGCAACGATGGGGAATGATCCAAACCAGGCAAAAAGCAAGAGTGCCACCCGTCTTGGTGAGATGGGGCTTCTGGGAGAATACATCGACAGCCTCCCCTATCTCAGTGAGGTATTAAGTCTGGATGAAGAAACCTGGAAAAGCTGGGATGGCTTGGAACAGGAACGGTTTATTCGTCGCCTCAACACCAAGCTCAGCTACTATCAGCGTTACAATCAGGATGTTGATCGTTGGATCGCTTTAGCACCAGACAGCGACCCTCGGGATAACGTCTACCCGGTTCCTCTAGAAAATTTACCCTAA
- a CDS encoding ABC transporter ATP-binding protein gives MDIRRGGVSGYRVSLPEFVLSRGDIAALVGPSGCGKSTLLEMMGTLLRPARLKEYRLGELDIATPLLAEDEARLSTIRARALGFMLQHGGLLPWLSVAENIHLTRQLVGMTTHQEWLDDAIDRLGIRSLLAKMPSQLSIGERQRVAFIRAIAHQPRLLLADEPTAALDPDNAERLFALMIEMVRTLDMAVIIVSHDWQRVSDLGLRCYKASVAEGQSVFLPA, from the coding sequence ATGGATATCCGCCGAGGCGGGGTCAGTGGCTACCGGGTATCATTGCCTGAGTTCGTGCTATCCCGTGGCGATATAGCGGCCCTTGTCGGGCCTAGTGGATGTGGAAAAAGCACGCTGCTGGAAATGATGGGGACACTTCTACGTCCGGCACGGCTCAAAGAGTATCGGCTGGGCGAGCTGGATATCGCTACGCCACTATTAGCAGAAGATGAAGCCCGGTTGTCTACTATCCGGGCGCGGGCCTTGGGGTTTATGCTCCAGCATGGCGGGCTGTTACCGTGGCTTTCCGTTGCGGAAAACATCCACCTGACTCGGCAACTGGTGGGGATGACAACCCATCAAGAGTGGTTGGATGACGCCATCGATCGATTAGGCATCCGCTCATTACTCGCTAAAATGCCTTCCCAACTCTCCATCGGCGAGCGTCAGCGGGTGGCATTTATTCGAGCCATTGCCCACCAGCCGCGTTTACTGCTGGCCGATGAGCCAACGGCCGCGCTGGATCCCGACAATGCAGAACGGCTCTTTGCGCTGATGATTGAGATGGTGCGAACCTTGGACATGGCAGTCATCATTGTCAGCCATGACTGGCAGCGAGTCTCAGATTTAGGCCTGCGTTGTTACAAAGCATCCGTGGCGGAGGGGCAAAGTGTCTTCCTCCCTGCCTGA